The following proteins are encoded in a genomic region of Primulina huaijiensis isolate GDHJ02 chromosome 3, ASM1229523v2, whole genome shotgun sequence:
- the LOC140973369 gene encoding probable aspartic proteinase GIP2 produces the protein MVSFAPIFAIILFLLVSISNAQSSFRPKALLLRVEKDASTLQYVTKINQRTPFVPVSLVVHLGGQFLWVDCDKNYVSSSYRPVRCRSAQCSLARATACGDCFNGPRPGCNNNTCSVIPDNPFIRTATSGELAQDVISIHSTDGSNPGRVATVPNYIFTCAPTFLLEGLATGATGLAGLGRARVGMPLLLAAAFSFPRKFAICLSRSGIIIFGDRPYRFLPGLEPSLRYTPLFINPVSTASAYSQGDPSDEYFIRINSIRINDKPLSINTTLLKIDSEGNGGTKISTVNPYTTLETSIYRAFTSLFIQEAAARNISRVAAVAPFGVCFSTRNVFFSRVGPTVPYIDLVLQGQNAVWTITGSNSMVYINDVLCLTFLDGGLNPRTSVVIGAYQLENNLFQFDLAASRLGFSGTLLGIRTTCSNFNFTSNA, from the coding sequence ATGGTTTCATTTGCCCCAATCTTTGCTATCATTTTGTTCCTGCTAGTCTCCATCTCCAATGCACAATCCTCGTTTCGACCCAAAGCTCTCCTCCTCCGGGTCGAAAAAGATGCTTCTACCCTTCAGTACGTCACCAAAATCAACCAAAGAACGCCTTTCGTGCCTGTGAGCCTAGTTGTTCATCTTGGAGGCCAATTTTTGTGGGTTGATTGCGACAAAAACTACGTTTCATCCTCGTACCGTCCCGTTCGTTGTCGCTCAGCCCAATGCTCACTCGCACGAGCTACTGCATGTGGGGATTGTTTCAATGGGCCTAGACCTGGATGCAACAACAATACTTGTAGTGTTATCCCAGATAACCCTTTCATTCGCACAGCAACAAGTGGGGAGCTAGCACAAGACGTCATCTCCATTCACTCGACCGATGGTTCAAACCCCGGCAGGGTCGCGACAGTACCGAATTACATATTCACGTGTGCGCCCACGTTTCTACTTGAGGGCCTAGCAACGGGTGCAACGGGCTTGGCGGGGCTGGGAAGGGCCCGAGTTGGCATGCCATTGCTATTAGCAGCCGCTTTCAGCTTTCCCCGGAAATTCGCCATTTGCCTGTCTAGAAGCGGCATCATAATTTTCGGAGACCGCCCGTACAGATTCCTCCCTGGACTGGAACCTTCGTTGAGATACACCCCGCTGTTCATCAACCCTGTCAGCACCGCATCGGCTTACTCACAAGGTGACCCTTCTGATGAATACTTCATCCGCATAAACTCCATCAGAATCAACGACAAACCTCTTTCCATCAACACGACACTCCTGAAAATCGACAGCGAAGGCAATGGTGGGACCAAAATCAGCACTGTGAACCCTTACACTACCCTGGAAACATCCATTTACCGAGCATTCACCTCTCTCTTCATTCAAGAAGCTGCCGCCAGGAACATCAGCCGGGTGGCCGCTGTGGCGCCTTTCGGCGTGTGTTTCAGCACCCGGAACGTTTTCTTCTCGAGGGTGGGACCTACGGTTCCGTACATTGATCTGGTGTTGCAAGGACAGAATGCAGTTTGGACGATCACTGGTTCGAATTCAATGGTGTACATTAATGACGTTTTGTGCCTCACGTTTCTGGATGGAGGGCTAAATCCAAGAACTTCGGTCGTGATCGGAGCTTACCAATTGGAGAACAACCTTTTCCAGTTTGATTTGGCTGCTTCAAGGTTAGGATTCAGCGGCACGCTTTTGGGGATCCGAACTACTTGTTCCAACTTCAACTTCACTTCCAATGCCTGA
- the LOC140973370 gene encoding probable aspartic proteinase GIP2, which yields MASFAPIFAILLFLVSLSDAQSSFRPKALLLRVEKDASTLQYITKINQRTPLVPVSLVVHLGGQFLWVDCDQNYVSSSYRPVRCRSAQCSLARSTGCGDCVNGPRPGCNNNTCGAIPDNPFTRTATGGELAQDVLSVESTDGSNPGRVATVSNYIFTCAPTFLLEGLARGATGLAGLGRARVGMPLQLAAAFSFPRKFAVCLSSGGIIIFGDGPYSLLPGLEPSLRYTPLFINPVSTASAFSQGDPSDEYFIRINSIRINDKPLSINTTLLTIDSKGNGGTKISTVNPYTTLETSIYRAFTSLFTQEAAARNISRVSAVAPFDVCFSDQNVLSTRVGPSVPYIDLVLQGQNAVWTITGSNSMVYVNDNVLCLGFLDGGSNPRTSIVIGGYQLEDNFFQFDLAASRLGFSGTLFGSQTTCANFNFTSNA from the coding sequence ATGGCTTCATTTGCTCCAATCTTTGCGATCCTTTTGTTCCTAGTATCCCTCTCTGATGCACAATCCTCGTTTCGACCCAAAGCTCTCCTTCTCCGGGTGGAAAAAGATGCTTCTACCCTTCAGTATATCACCAAGATCAACCAAAGGACACCTTTGGTGCCTGTGAGCCTGGTTGTTCATCTTGGAGGCCAATTTTTGTGGGTTGATTGCGACCAAAACTACGTGTCATCCTCATACCGACCTGTTCGTTGTCGCTCTGCCCAATGCTCACTCGCAAGATCTACTGGATGTGGGGATTGTGTCAACGGACCTAGACCTGGCTGCAACAATAACACGTGTGGTGCTATCCCAGATAACCCCTTCACCCGCACCGCAACCGGTGGGGAGCTAGCACAGGACGTCTTGTCCGTTGAATCTACTGATGGGTCAAACCCCGGCAGGGTCGCTACcgtttcaaattatatattcacgTGTGCCCCCACGTTTCTACTCGAGGGCCTAGCACGGGGTGCAACAGGCCTGGCGGGGTTGGGAAGGGCCCGAGTTGGTATGCCATTGCAATTGGCAGCCGCTTTCAGCTTCCCCAGAAAATTCGCTGTTTGCCTGTCATCGGGCGGCATTATAATTTTTGGAGACGGCCCTTATAGCCTCCTCCCAGGATTGGAACCTTCATTAAGATACACCCCGCTGTTCATCAACCCTGTCAGCACCGCGTCGGCTTTCTCACAAGGTGACCCTTCTGATGAATACTTTATCCGCATAAACTCCATCAGAATCAACGACAAACCTCTTTCCATCAACACGACACTCCTAACAATCGACAGCAAAGGCAATGGCGGGACCAAAATCAGCACTGTGAATCCTTACACCACCCTGGAAACCTCCATTTACCGAGCATTCACTTCTCTCTTCACTCAAGAAGCCGCCGCCAGGAACATCAGCCGGGTGTCCGCTGTGGCGCCTTTCGACGTGTGTTTCAGCGACCAGAACGTCTTGAGCACGCGGGTGGGACCTTCAGTTCCATACATCGATCTCGTTTTGCAAGGACAGAATGCAGTTTGGACGATTACTGGTTCAAATTCAATGGTGTATGTTAATGACAATGTTTTGTGCCTCGGGTTTTTGGATGGAGGGTCGAATCCAAGAACCTCTATCGTGATCGGAGGGTACCAATTGGAGGACAACTTTTTCCAGTTCGATTTGGCCGCTTCAAGGTTAGGATTCAGCGGCACGCTATTTGGGAGCCAAACTACTTGTGCAAACTTCAACTTCACTTCCAATGCTTGA
- the LOC140973371 gene encoding F-box protein At2g27310-like, with amino-acid sequence MSMSSVESMTPLSSDLFYDILGRLDGSTLASAACSCATFCSISKEEKLWENVCSSMWPSTNRDDVKSFISSIGGFKKFYADCFPLIVNKEVREFRWNDYYEYPQEWAEAVYYGYEDEVEDISPSDFVSLVDIRYQDKTICSKVLWGIPYANDFNGWFYDCPFRMDLLAYTSEDDDQADAVTISLSDGLPPVQSIERERKDGKLWQELRGGIRLSWILVNHKIKKAANLSSWSTIGGQKHWPTGKDFLIRFGSVLPAKDILPCQVVECILTMKFRLIHTEGEGTSTTLKITELSMQLGDMEGSHLNGRNTLLVLKEALSCRRSKNYSEALESCHLYSKVQSELKEEKMRYENRLDRLWILGSITACATFCLYCL; translated from the coding sequence ATGTCTATGTCATCGGTCGAAAGTATGACACCATTGAGCAGTGATCTTTTCTATGATATACTTGGTCGTCTTGATGGTTCGACTTTGGCTAGTGCTGCCTGTTCTTGTGCAACATTCTGCTCGATTTCAAAGGAAGAAAAATTGTGGGAAAATGTATGCTCTTCTATGTGGCCTTCAACTAATAGAGACGATGTTAAAAGTTTTATCTCGTCAATTGGTGGATTCAAAAAATTTTACGCCGATTGTTTTCCCCTCATAGTAAACAAGGAGGTTCGTGAGTTTCGTTGGAATGATTATTACGAATATCCTCAAGAATGGGCTGAAGCCGTATATTATGGCTACGAGGATGAAGTGGAAGATATTTCACCCTCTGATTTTGTCTCTTTGGTCGATATCAGATATCAAGATAAAACAATTTGTTCTAAAGTCCTCTGGGGCATCCCTTATGCAAATGACTTTAATGGGTGGTTTTATGATTGCCCATTTCGGATGGATCTTCTTGCATATACGTCTGAAGATGATGATCAGGCAGATGCAGTCACTATTTCTTTATCCGACGGCCTGCCTCCAGTTCAGTCAATCGAAAGAGAGAGGAAAGATGGAAAGCTCTGGCAAGAACTCCGTGGTGGCATTAGGCTTAGTTGGATTCTTGTTAACCATAAAATCAAGAAAGCTGCAAATCTATCCAGTTGGAGCACCATTGGAGGACAGAAACATTGGCCAACAGGAAAGGATTTCTTGATACGATTCGGCTCTGTTCTTCCGGCCAAAGATATCCTTCCTTGTCAAGTGGTGGAATGCATTCTCACCATGAAGTTCAGATTGATCCATACTGAAGGTGAAGGCACAAGTACGACTCTGAAGATAACAGAGCTAAGCATGCAACTTGGCGACATGGAGGGTTCTCATCTTAATGGTAGAAACACTTTGCTGGTACTGAAAGAAGCACTTAGCTGTCGAAGGAGCAAGAATTACAGTGAAGCCCTCGAGTCATGTCATCTGTACTCGAAAGTTCAGAGCGAGCTCAAGGAGGAGAAGATGAGATATGAAAACCGGTTGGACAGATTATGGATTTTAGGAAGCATTACAGCTTGCGCCACTTTTTGTTTGTACTGTTTATGA
- the LOC140972117 gene encoding uncharacterized protein gives MDTSLANTALRPPVLDGTNYSLWKVKIRYYIKSIDERAWQRVISGWTSPSVTDQDGDSLPKPETDWTADEVQNSNYNSKALNAIFTSVDMNMFSLITNCTSAKSAWDILQRHCEGSESVRRTRLRMLTSKFEMMRMEESENILDYDRRLREIANEAFSLGDPISNERLVSKVLRFLPERFNIKICAIDEAKDTSQMALEDLISSLLTFEMNTDMQKKEKGKTIAFQVSNDSYDDLLQISQEVNESDLCEDSISFITKKFGDYLKRIRDKKKDAQPSKFPSLPAPERPQKFPAKQQFQPKNEGKGQYNSKRKTLPTSEPLSVALGVATPGRNICKNSVYLKSATSENPNADDDLDDDGEEITLESVQKLYEELYADWTKRNKLNSTFMKENTELKAVVAKLEVILSKKDLEMGKIKDELQIATETLTKFNSSMSKLESILLMGRDDKKGLGFKDSVFEIGESSKSPVFVKGKTETFTPPQTTLSTKSSSPKRQHATHTPKKRKRRYVCHYCFKAGHIRPYCCKLREDRMNQKASRMLPRMLHNISRNTSYHRPTVRQIWVPEVKTHCNVVYTSLKTNTAGHWYFDSGSSRHMTGSREYLIDYVDQKGGRVTYGGGAKGKIVGKGTLNVEGLPKLHNVLHVEGLNSNLISISQLCDDNLLVKFDKHNCEVFNEANKGIMTGTRSSDNCYQIGEEPSCKHVQITELDLWHQKLGYTNFKTLKNLSKYDVVRGIPNLSSGIPHVCGDCQKGKQTRVSHPVLPTSGTTRCLELLHMDLMGSMEVESLGDLRKKTAEDEVEDLLENEMPLGNTDVVPDVATSGTTCENEVTNSQEDDHSDDEAVDDGPNIPSKIQRNHPSSQIIGHMQESVQTREKEKVDYRKMAGLICMSSTYSQVRFSCFVFNVEPKNVDEALKDQFWINAIHDELEQFVRNNVWTLVPLSDHGNIIGTKWIFKNKTDDSRNIIRNKERLVAQGYTQVEGVDFDETFAPVAQVYVRQPKGFEDPHNLDHVYKLKKALYGLKQAPRAWWKWLHSTFVDESNDRRLWIKE, from the exons ATGGACACATCACTAGCAAACACAGCACTTCGTCCACCAGTCCTAGATGGTACAAATTACAGCCTATGGAAGGTCAAAATCAGATATTACATAAAATCCATAGATGAACGGGCATGGCAGCGTGTCATCAGTGGATGGACTTCACCAAGTGTGACAGATCAAGATGGTGACAGCCTGCCAAAACCTGAAACTGACTGGACTGCTGATGAGGTGCAAAACTCGAACTACAACTCAAAGGCCTTAAATGCTATATTCACGTCGGTTGACATGAACATGTTCAGCTTGATCACAAATTGTACGTCTGCTAAAAGTGCATGGGATATCCTCCAAAGACACTGTGAAGGTTCTGAAAGTGTGCGGCGAACCAGATTAAGGATGCTCACTTCCAAATTCGAGATGATGAGAATGGAAGAATCTGAAAATATACTAGATTATGATCGTCGCCTACGGGAAATTGCTAATGAGGCGTTCAGTCTTGGAGATCCTATCTCAAATGAGCGTTTAGTCAGCAAGGTCCTTCGCTTTCTGCCTGAaagatttaacataaaaatctgtGCAATAGATGAGGCCAAGGACACTTCTCAGATGGCTTTGGAAGATCTTATCAGCTCACTCCTCACTTTCGAGATGAACACGGACATGCAGAAGAAAGAAAAGGGGAAGACAATTGCATTCCAAGTCTCGAATGACTCTTATGATGAtcttcttcaaatatcccagGAAGTTAATGAATCAGATCTTTGTGAGGACTCTATCTCCTTTATCACAAAGAAATTCGGGGATTACCTGAAAAGAATCAGAGATAAAAAGAAAGATGCACAACCCTCGAAATTTCCAAGTCTTCCTGCACCTGAAAGACCACAAAAATTCCCAGCCAAGCAACAATTTCAACCAAAGAATGAAGGTAAGGGACAATACAATTCAAAGAG AAAAACACTGCCTACAAGTGAACCCTTAAGTGTTGCCTTAGGTGTTGCCACACCTGGTCGCAACATCTGCAAAAATTCAGTCTACTTAAAATCTGCAACTTCTGAAAACCCCAATGCAGATGATGACTTGGATGATGATGGTGAAGAAATCACTCTTGAGAGTGTCCAAAAGCTTTATGAGGAGTTGTATGCCGATTGGACCAAAAGAAACAAGCTTAACTCAACTTTCATGAAAGAAAACACCGAACTTAAAGCCGTGGTTGCCAAACTTGAAGTAATTCTTAGCAAAAAAGACTTGGAGATGGGCAAGATCAAGGATGAGCTTCAAATAGCGACTGAAACATTGACAAAGTTCAACTCGAGCATGTCTAAACTTGAGtccatacttttgatgggaagagatgacaagaaaggCTTAGGTTTCAAAGACAGTGTGTTTGAAATTGGTGAATCATCAAAATCTCCTGTCTTTGTGAAAGGAAAAACTGAAACATTCACACCGCCACAAACTACATTGTCAACTAAAAGCTCTTCACCGAAAAGACAACATGCTACACATACtcctaagaaaagaaaacgtaGGTATGTTTGCCATTACTGTTTTAAGGCTGGACATATAAGGCCATATTGTTGTAAACTCAGGGAAGACCGCATGAATCAAAAGGCGAGTCGGATGTTGCCACGAATGTTGCACAACATTTCCCGCAACACCTCCTATCATCGACCTACAGTAAGACAAATTTGGGTCCCGGAGGTAAAAACTCACTGTAATGTTGTTTATACTTCACTGAAAACTAACACTGCAGGTCATTGgtactttgatagtggaagctcacgcCATATGACAGGATCACGAGAATATCTCATCGACTATGTTGATCAAAAAGGTGGTAGAGTGACCTATGGAGGGGGAGCTAAAGGAAAAATTGTCGGGAAGGGcactttgaatgttgaaggatTACCTAAGCtccacaatgtgcttcatgttgaaggattaaattCGAATCTTATAAGCATAAGCCAATTGTGTGATGATAATCTACTTGTTAAGTTTGATAAACATAACTGTGAAGTTTTCAATGAAGCTAACAAAGGCATTATGACAGGTACAAGGTCCTCAGACAATTGCTACCAAATAGGTGAAGAACCTTCATGCAAACATGTGCAAATCACCGAACTTGACCTGTGGCATCAAAAACTCGGATATacaaatttcaaaaccttgaAGAACTTAAGTAAGTACGATGTAGTACGAGGTATACCTAATCTTTCATCTGGAATACCACATGTGTGCGGAGATTGTCAAAAAGGAAAGCAGACTCGCGTGTCACACCCAGTGTTGCCAACATCTGGGACAACACGCTGTCTGGAATTACTACACATGGATCTTATGGGTTCTATGGAAGTTGAAAGCCTCGGAG ATCTCAGGAAGAAAACTGCTGAAGATGAAGTTGAAGACCTTCTGGAGAATGAAATGCCACTGGGAAATACAGATGTTGTcccagatgttgcaacatctggcacaacatgtGAAAATGAAGTCACTAACTCACAAGAAGATGATCACAGCGATGATGAGGCAGTAGATGATGGACCGAACATTCCAAGCAAAATTCAGAGGAACcatccatcatctcaaataattggaCATATGCAAGAAAGCGTTCAAACCCGTGAGAAAGAAAAAGTTGATTACCGAAAAATGGCTGGACTCATATGCATGAGCTCTACATATTCACAGGttagattttcatgttttgtaTTCAATGTCGAACCTAAAAATGTTGATGAAGCCTTAAAAGATCAATTTTGGATTAATGCAATACATGATGAGCTTGAGCAATTTGTTCGAAATAATGTTTGGACTTTGGTTCCACTTTCTGACCATGGGAATATAATTGgaacaaaatggatttttaaaaataaaactgatgattCGAGGAACATCATTCGAAACAAAGAAAGGTTGGTCGCTCAAGGGTACACACAGGTTGAAggggttgattttgatgagacctttgcaccTGTTGCCC aagtatatgttagaCAGCCTAAAGGATTCGAAGATCCACATAATCTTGATCATGTGTACAAGTTGAAAAAAGCTCTCTATGGCTTGAAGCAAGCACCCCGTGCTTG GTGGAAGTGGTTGCACTCAACTTTtgtggatgaatcaaatgatcGAAGATTATGGATTAAAGAGTGA
- the LOC140972122 gene encoding antifungal protein ginkbilobin-like protein, producing MPNPVNNSMKIIITLIMGILAASSFSAVESRPDTTVQSLICNLNSYSPNGPFASSVAYVLADLTNVTPSQQGYNYYTVSPFKPIAYGHATCSVKLGNSECVSCLIAARGDVSRFCANRIGGQVTMVDCSMRYENYAFA from the coding sequence ATGCCTAATCCAGTTAATAATTCTATGAAGATTATAATCACATTGATAATGGGAATACTGGCAGCATCTTCATTTTCTGCAGTGGAGAGTCGTCCAGACACCACTGTGCAATCCCTTATCTGCAACTTGAATTCGTATTCACCAAATGGCCCTTTTGCCAGCAGCGTGGCTTATGTTTTAGCGGATCTAACGAACGTTACGCCTTCGCAGCAAGGCTACAATTACTACACAGTCTCTCCTTTCAAACCCATTGCTTATGGACATGCAACTTGTAGTGTAAAGCTGGGAAATTCGGAGTGCGTCAGTTGCTTGATTGCTGCACGAGGAGATGTGTCCAGATTCTGTGCTAATCGCATCGGTGGCCAAGTTACGATGGTTGATTGTAGCATGAGGTACGAGAACTATGCGTTCGCGTAG